A section of the Polynucleobacter sp. AP-Sving-400A-A2 genome encodes:
- a CDS encoding DUF3426 domain-containing protein: MSFSLLQKLDEQLCRALGCVNRSVSDFAAWKITSVTLSPESAREGLKNASNQSMLQVGIQNRLALPVLFPNLEISLTDAEESEIKKIQLTPQEWLPTAWQESHSDFLRQGAPAGEIFSSALLISLPQNAAGYRVRIFYPEK, from the coding sequence ATGAGTTTTTCTCTTTTACAGAAGTTGGATGAACAATTGTGTCGCGCGCTGGGGTGTGTAAATCGCTCTGTAAGCGATTTTGCCGCATGGAAAATAACTTCGGTCACCCTTTCACCTGAAAGCGCGCGAGAAGGCCTTAAAAACGCTTCCAATCAATCTATGCTGCAAGTTGGAATACAAAATCGTCTTGCACTACCTGTTTTATTCCCGAATTTAGAAATTTCTCTCACCGATGCCGAGGAATCTGAAATCAAAAAGATTCAACTCACTCCGCAAGAATGGTTACCGACTGCTTGGCAAGAGTCACATTCAGATTTTTTACGTCAAGGCGCCCCTGCCGGTGAAATCTTTTCGTCTGCATTGCTGATTTCACTTCCGCAAAATGCTGCTGGATATCGTGTCAGAATTTTTTACCCTGAAAAATAG